CCGGTTTGACCATAACCAGAGATAGAGCAATATATTAGACTAGGATTAATCGCTTTCACCGTCTCGTAATCTATTCGGAGTTTCTTCGTTACCCCAGGACGATAATTTTCAATAAAAACATCTGCATCTTTTATCAGTTTATATAGAATTTGAATGCCTTGGTCCTTCTTTAAATTTAGGCAGATACCACGTTTATTGCGATTGACCATCATATACATATAGCTTTCTTCATTAATATATGGACCCATAGAACGTGTATCATCGCCTTTTGGAAACTTTTCTACTTTGATCACATCTGCACCCATATCACCGAGTACCATCGTACAATAGGGACCAGCAAGAACTTGCGATAAATCGATTACTTTTAATCCTTTAAGTGCTTGTTCCATTTCAAAAATACCACCTTTAATTTACCTTTAGTTTCGAACTATTTTCAGTTTGCGAACTTCAGCAAGATTTCTGGCACCACTTAAAGAAATAGAAACTTTTGTTTCTTGCAAGAAATTTTCCAATACTCTTTCAACTCCGTCTTGCCCGCCATTTGCCAGACCCCAAACAAATGGGCGTCCTATGCATACGGCGGTAGCACCTAAAGCTAAAGCTTTCACTGCATCTGAACCCCGACGAACACCACTATCAAATAAAACAGGGATTTTTCCTTTTACTACTTCTACAATTTCAGGAAGCGCATCGATGCTTGCAATAACTCCATCAAGTTGGCGACCACCATGGTTTGATACGATAATCCCATCTAGTCCTTTTTCGATTGCAATTTTTGCATCTTCCGGATGAAGTATTCCTTTTAATAAAATGGGTAAATCTGTTCTTTCTCTTAACTCTTCAATATCGGTCCAATTTAAAGTTGGATGATAGATGTTTTCTATCATACTTTTTATAATAGAACCTTCCGTTTGATCTGGAAGAGCAGCCATAAAAACAGGGTCAGTTGAGTAATTACCTTGGCCTAAACCACGCTTGAGAGGAGAGAACTGATTTCGAACATCTTCTTCACGCCAGCCAAGCATCACCGTATCGACGGTTAATACAATTGCCTCATATCCAGCAGTTTCGGCTCTTTTCACCATGCTAAATGCAATTTCCTTGTTTTGAGACCAGTATAATTGGAACCACTTAGAGCTTCCTTCCGTTGCTGATGCAATTTCTTCGATAGAGTAACTAGAAACAGTACTTTGAATATACGGATAGCCAAACTTTGATGCAGCTTTTGCAACAGCTATTTCACCATCTGCATGTGCAATTTTATTTACCCCAACTGGCGCTATAAAAAGGGGGTGAGGGTATGTATGACCAAGAATAGTAACTTCCGTATTTAATGTTGAAACATCCGTTAAAAAACGAGGGACAATGGAATATTTTTGAAATGAGTTTGTGTTCTTTCGATACGTTTCTTCTCCTCCAGCAGAAGAGCGAATATATCCGAAAGAGCCAGCATCTAAGTTTTCTTTAGCGGTTTGTTCTAATTCCTCATAATTTAAGGGGTATTTATCATTTGAATCAATATTTTTTAACAGTAAATCATTCGCTGACATGTTGTTCACCCCTTAAGAAAAGTTAGGCTTTCTTTTTTCTAAAAATGCTTGGATTCCTTCTTTATAATCTTCTGAGCTAAACGAGTCTAAGATAAGTTGTTCCATTTCATTTGTTTCTTCGTTTTCACCGTCGATGATTGAATGAATGACTTGTTTAATCCCGTTGTTTGCTACAGATGACTTGCTAATTATTGCTTCTGCAAATGCTAGACATTTCTCTTCAATCTCTTCTATTGAATATACGTAATCGATTAAACCTATCTCTTTTCCTTCTTCTGCAGAAATAAGCTTGGCGGTATATAATAATTCTTTTGCTTTTGACGGACCAATCAAGTTAACCAAACGCTTAGTGCTTGTTAAGTTGTATATAATTCCTATATTAGATGCAGTTATCCCAAGTTTGCTTCCAGTAGTAGCGAATCGGAAATCACAGGAATTAGCTAATTCTAATCCACCTCCAATTGCTAGCGTCTTGATAATTGCAATGGTCGGTTTTGGAAAACGATATAACTTCTCAATCGCTTCCAGGGTTGCATCATTATAAGTTTTTGCTTTTTGTGCTGAGAAGCGATTTTCGAGAAACTCCGAAATATCAGCTCCTGAAGAGAAGGCAGATTCATCTATGCCTTTTACTAGTAACAGTTTTACTTGTTGATCTGTTTCTAATTCCTCTAAAATTGTACCAAGCTGTTTAAACATAGCTAGAGTAAATGAATTCTTCTTTTCTACCCGATTAATAATGATGGTAGCGACGGAACCGCTTCGCTTCACATATAATTCTTTTGTCATTTGTAAACCTCCTATTAATCTTTCTTCAGTCTTGCAGCTAATCTGTTTCCTATGGATTGAATGCTTTGAACGAGGACAATTAATATAATCACAGTTGCATACATTACATCGACTTCATACCGTAGATGTCCAAAACGGTATGCTAAATCCCCAAGTCCTCCTGCTCCAACCATACCTGCCATAGCTGTTGCCCCTATCAAACTGACTGTAGAGATCGTTAAGCCTAGAATAATAGAAGGACGAGCTTCTCGCAGTAAGACGTGCCAGATAATGGATCTTGTTTTGATTCCCATTGCAGTATAAGCTTCGATAACTCCATTTTCCACTTCGAGTAAAGCTGATTCCATTAATCTAGCAATATAAGGAGCAGTATAGATGACTAATGGAACAATAACTCCTTTGACTCCGATAGTAGTGCCAACAATCAATTTAGTAAACGGAAGAATGAAAAATAGTAAGATAATAAACGGGATCGAACGAAGGATATTTATCAATAGATTACTAAGTTGATATAAAAACTTGTTTTGTAATGACTGACCGGGTCTTGTTAATACGATTAAAATTCCAAGAGGAATACCTATTAATATCGAGAAAAATAAGGAAATTCCAACCATTTGAAATGTTTCTATAACCGATTTTCCGATGATAGGTAACCATTGGTCTGTAAACTGCTCGAATCTACTCATGATTGACCCTCCAATTCCTCAGTGCCTACGCCATGTTCTTCAAGGAAATTAAGTGCATTTTTCACTTGTATTTTATCTCCAATTAAATGAATAACAATGTTTCCAATTATGCCGTTTTTTAGTTCAATAATATTGGCTGTTAATATATTAGGTTGCACATTAAATCTTTGACTAACTTCTGCAAGCAATGGTTTACCAGTACTTTCCCCGACAAATGTTAAACGGGTAACAGCACCAGTTACATTTAATTGTGAAATTAAAGTAGATGATAAATTACGCTGACTAATTGTATTTAAAAACTTTTTAGTAGTAGGGTGAGTGGGCTTAGTAAATAGATTAACAGCAGTATTTTGCTCTACAACTTCACCATTTTCCATTACATATACATGATCACAAATTTTTTGAATAACATTCATTTCATGCGTGATGAGTAATATAGTTATTCCTAATTCTTTATTGATTTTTAATAGTAAATCTAAAATGGAATCAGTTGTTTCAGGATCAAGCGCACTAGTTGCTTCATCACTCAATAATATTTCCGGTTCTTGTGCAAGTGCTCTAGCTATAGCAACACGTTGCTTTTGACCGCCAGATAATTGAGTTGGATAGTTTTGATGTTTGTCTGTAAGACCAACAATCTCTAGATATTTTTCCACTCTTTTTTTTACTTCGGCCTTATTATATCCAAGAAGTTTTAAAGGGATTGCGATGTTATCGTATACAGTAGCGGTTTTCAAAAGATTGAATCCTTGAAAGATCATTCCTATTTTATTGCGTATTTCACGTAATTTCGGAAGGGGAAGAGAAGTTGCTTCGATGCCATTGATAAGTACTTTTCCTTCTGATGGTTTTTCCAGTAAATTTACACAGCGTATTAGTGTACTTTTACCGGCACCGCTATATCCAATTACACCGTGAATTTCACCTTTTTTTACATGTATATTTACTTTGTTTACTGCTTTCACAATTCTATTTTTGCTGTTAAATTCTTTCGATATATTTTCTAAAATAATCATGATTTGACTTCCTTTCTAAAGAAAACGCTACCGAAATCGGTAACGTTTTCAATTCATTTACTAATCCCAGCTAGGTATTATAGAGCCTTTAAATTCTTCTTCAATTAATTTTTTTACATCTTCTGATTGATAAGCTTTTACAAACTTCTTAATCGTCGGATCATCTTTATTTTCAGCACGAACGACAATATAGTTTACATATGGTGAGTTAGTTGATTCTAGTAGAATGGAATCTTCTTTAGGATTTATGCCAGCAGCTAATGCAAAGTTTGTGTTAATCGCAGCGGCATCTACTTCACTTAATTGATTTGGAATTTGTGCAGCATCTAATTCAATAAACTTTAGATGTTTTGGATTTTCTTCAATATCGTAAATAGAAGCTGTTTCTTTTTTATCACCTTTAATTTTGATAAAGCCATTTTCCTCTAAAATATACAATGCGCGTGATCCATTTGAGGGGTCATTTGGTAGACCAAAAGTAGCGCCATCAGGAAGTTCATCAAAAGACTTATATTTGTCAGAATAAACGCCCATTGGGTTTAATACTGTTTTTCCTACCGGAACAAGATTCGTACCATGGTCCTTATTAAATGCAACTAAGAATGGTTCATGTTGATAGCTATTTGCATCTAAATCGCCTTCTGAAAGCGCCGTGTTTGGTAAGATATAGTCGGAGAAAACTTTTAATTCAATTTCCAGTCCGTCTTTTGCGGCAACTTCTTTTACCTTTTCCATGATTTGTTCTTGAGGACCTGCTGTAACTCCAACTACCAATTTTTTTTCGTTCAATGCTTTATCACTCGCACTAGAACTGTCACCACATGCTGCAAGGGCACCAGTTAAAAGTATGGTAGATAAAAGTAAACCAATTTTTTTCATTTTCATTCCTCCTAATAGTTATAAGAAATGTTGAATAAATATAAAAGCCTCTCCTTCAAAAGAAAGAGAGGCACATAAAGTTTCTATTAGTCCTCTCTTATCTTCCAAAACATAATGTTTTGCTGGATTTAGCACCTTTCTACATAAAAACATGTAGGTGGTTGCCGAGCTTCAACGGGCCAGTCCCTCAGCTACTCTTGATAAGAGATATAAGCTATTAAATTGTCTTCAGCAGTTCATGAAATTTAATTTACTACACCAACTCACTAAAGTCAACATATTTTTTCTAATTGAAATTTTCTATTTTTGTTGTCTATAGTTAAGAACAATAAATAAATATACGAGGATGATAGATTCATATGACTCATATAAGGGTGAATTATGCAACTGGGCAGGTTGGAAAAACAATTGGTGCAAGATTAATTTACGGAACGGATTTACTTGAAGGAATCGAGGAGTTATGTAAGGAGAATGACATTAAATATGCAAGTATTATTAGCTGTTTTGGAAGCTTTCAGCGAAGTGTTTTTGTCTACTTCATTCCTACTGAAAGCTCAAAAATTGGAGTCGTATATAATGATTTAGTAGTCAAGGAAGGACCAATTTAATTTTTGCAAGGAACCGGAGTAGTGTGCTGGAGAGGAGGGAAGTACTAAACGAATATTTACGGTACTATATGTGACCAACAAGGTAACATATTTGGAGGACATTTTGTGAAAGGGGAAAATCCTGTTATCACTGTAGATCTAATATTTGCAGAAGTGATAGGGATGGAATTTCATCGAAAGTTTGATGATGAAAATGGGGCAAATCAATTTTATCCTGTGGAATCTACTAAACATTCACCAAATAAAATGGATAAGTAAATAAACGGCTTATGAATAATGTAAGTCGGGCTTGACTATCGTTTTGAGTAGACACCATTTATGCGGAAAAATCTAATTGTAGCAAATAACTAAAAGATTGTTACTATCAGTTAAATTAGTCGGACAACAAGACATTAGATTATATTATATAAAGTTGGTTCAAGAGAAATAGTAGGTAGTACATTGAAAAAGAATCGCTTTTAAAATAGTAGGAAAGTATCTAAAATCTCATTAACCAAACCTAATGTACCATGTCTCTACATATTTCAAGAGGGCGAGGGAGAGACGTCCGCCACAAGATTAACGAAAAAAATGGATTGTGAAGTGACACAGTAACTTCACAATCCACAAAAAATCCACCGGTAATAGTGTTGCAAATGTTTAGTTCAAAGCACTCGGTAATTGGTGATGACCAGGTGCACTTAAATGGCGCTTTCGTTTTTCTTAAAACAACTGCAGTTTTTCTATTCGGTTGATCGCTTCAACCAAACGATCCTCATCTACTAATAAACCAACACGAATATAACCTTCTCCGTATGTACCAAAACCATTTCCAGCTGCAACTGCAACATCTACCTTCTCCAGTAATAAGTCCGCGAACTCTTCACTTGTGTATCCTTTTGCGACAGGAAGCCATGTAAAAAACGAGCCTTGAGGAGCTTTCACATCCCATCCGATTTTGGAACAAGCTTCCACTAATGCGTTTCTTCTTCCTTCATATAACGCGACCAATTCATCTACACATTGCTGGCTTTCGTTTAGGGCGGAAGCAGCCGCAGATTGAATAGCAGGGAATAGACTTACAAATAAATGATCCTGAATCATATTAATTGCCTCTATCATTTTAGGATTACCGACTGCAAAACCAATTCGCCATCCAGCCATATTATAAGTTTTTGAAAGGGTATACATTTCAATGCCCACGTCTTTTGCACCTTCTGATTGTAGAAAACTAACTGGTTTGTTATCATCAAAACCGATTCCTCCATATGCAAAGTCATGAACAATAGCAATGTCGGATTCCTTTGCAAGGGCAACTGTTTCTTCAAAAAATTCTTTCGTAGCAGCGGCCCCTGTTGGGTTATTTGGATAATTTAAATACATTAATTTAGCATCGATTTTTTGTTCTGCTGTCAATTTGCTGTAATCTGGTAAATAATTGTTTTCTTCCAAAAGAGGCATTGTATCGAAACGAACATTTGCTAGTGCTACACCTGATAAATAATCCGGATAACCTGGATCTGGAAGTAACATTAAATCGTTTTCATTCATCATCGCGAGTGGTAATTCCACAAGTCCAATTTTTGTTCCAAACATAATCGCTACTTCTGTATCTGGGTCAATTTTTACATCATATTCTCTTTTATAAAATTCTGCGGCTGCCTGTTTTAATTCGTTAATTCCTCGAAAAGGGGAGTACTTATGTGACAGCGGATTTAAAGCAGCATCTTGTAATGCTTTTACGATATGTTCTGGCGTCGGTTGATCTGGATTTCCTTGACCTAGATTAATCACATCTCTTCCTTCCGCGACAGCACCAGATACCTTTTGAACTAATGTCGCAAAAAACTGAGTAGGTAAACTTTTTAATCGATTTGAAAATTCCATGTACAATACCTCATTTTCATAATAGTTGCATAGATTAGACAAATTTTTGTTCTTGTAAAAATACTATAGACCTTAAAACGTTGATTAAACAGGCTTTTCAATGACATTTTAAGGTCTTTTAGGACCTATTAGTATTGAACTGAATACCAAATTGAATACCAAATATTAAAAGTTGACGTATTTAGCGAATTTTTCAGCAGTATTATCTTTCATTTTTTGAGTGACATGTGTATACACATTCATGGTTGTTTTTATATCAGTGTGTCCTAAGCGATCCTGGACATCTTTTATACTTGCTTCAGCTTCAAATAATAATGATGCATGAGTATGTCTAAAACCATGGACAGTGATTGAAGGGAGGTCATATTTTTTTATTATGCTTTTAAGCTGATAATTTGGATAGATTGTCGAATGAAAATCATTCATGGCTCTTTTATCTGTGGATGCTAG
The nucleotide sequence above comes from Psychrobacillus glaciei. Encoded proteins:
- a CDS encoding alpha-hydroxy acid oxidase, whose amino-acid sequence is MSANDLLLKNIDSNDKYPLNYEELEQTAKENLDAGSFGYIRSSAGGEETYRKNTNSFQKYSIVPRFLTDVSTLNTEVTILGHTYPHPLFIAPVGVNKIAHADGEIAVAKAASKFGYPYIQSTVSSYSIEEIASATEGSSKWFQLYWSQNKEIAFSMVKRAETAGYEAIVLTVDTVMLGWREEDVRNQFSPLKRGLGQGNYSTDPVFMAALPDQTEGSIIKSMIENIYHPTLNWTDIEELRERTDLPILLKGILHPEDAKIAIEKGLDGIIVSNHGGRQLDGVIASIDALPEIVEVVKGKIPVLFDSGVRRGSDAVKALALGATAVCIGRPFVWGLANGGQDGVERVLENFLQETKVSISLSGARNLAEVRKLKIVRN
- a CDS encoding enoyl-CoA hydratase/isomerase family protein, coding for MTKELYVKRSGSVATIIINRVEKKNSFTLAMFKQLGTILEELETDQQVKLLLVKGIDESAFSSGADISEFLENRFSAQKAKTYNDATLEAIEKLYRFPKPTIAIIKTLAIGGGLELANSCDFRFATTGSKLGITASNIGIIYNLTSTKRLVNLIGPSKAKELLYTAKLISAEEGKEIGLIDYVYSIEEIEEKCLAFAEAIISKSSVANNGIKQVIHSIIDGENEETNEMEQLILDSFSSEDYKEGIQAFLEKRKPNFS
- a CDS encoding methionine ABC transporter permease — its product is MSRFEQFTDQWLPIIGKSVIETFQMVGISLFFSILIGIPLGILIVLTRPGQSLQNKFLYQLSNLLINILRSIPFIILLFFILPFTKLIVGTTIGVKGVIVPLVIYTAPYIARLMESALLEVENGVIEAYTAMGIKTRSIIWHVLLREARPSIILGLTISTVSLIGATAMAGMVGAGGLGDLAYRFGHLRYEVDVMYATVIILIVLVQSIQSIGNRLAARLKKD
- a CDS encoding methionine ABC transporter ATP-binding protein; translated protein: MIILENISKEFNSKNRIVKAVNKVNIHVKKGEIHGVIGYSGAGKSTLIRCVNLLEKPSEGKVLINGIEATSLPLPKLREIRNKIGMIFQGFNLLKTATVYDNIAIPLKLLGYNKAEVKKRVEKYLEIVGLTDKHQNYPTQLSGGQKQRVAIARALAQEPEILLSDEATSALDPETTDSILDLLLKINKELGITILLITHEMNVIQKICDHVYVMENGEVVEQNTAVNLFTKPTHPTTKKFLNTISQRNLSSTLISQLNVTGAVTRLTFVGESTGKPLLAEVSQRFNVQPNILTANIIELKNGIIGNIVIHLIGDKIQVKNALNFLEEHGVGTEELEGQS
- a CDS encoding MetQ/NlpA family ABC transporter substrate-binding protein — translated: MKKIGLLLSTILLTGALAACGDSSSASDKALNEKKLVVGVTAGPQEQIMEKVKEVAAKDGLEIELKVFSDYILPNTALSEGDLDANSYQHEPFLVAFNKDHGTNLVPVGKTVLNPMGVYSDKYKSFDELPDGATFGLPNDPSNGSRALYILEENGFIKIKGDKKETASIYDIEENPKHLKFIELDAAQIPNQLSEVDAAAINTNFALAAGINPKEDSILLESTNSPYVNYIVVRAENKDDPTIKKFVKAYQSEDVKKLIEEEFKGSIIPSWD
- a CDS encoding PCC domain-containing protein, with the translated sequence MTHIRVNYATGQVGKTIGARLIYGTDLLEGIEELCKENDIKYASIISCFGSFQRSVFVYFIPTESSKIGVVYNDLVVKEGPI
- a CDS encoding pyridoxal phosphate-dependent aminotransferase; translation: MEFSNRLKSLPTQFFATLVQKVSGAVAEGRDVINLGQGNPDQPTPEHIVKALQDAALNPLSHKYSPFRGINELKQAAAEFYKREYDVKIDPDTEVAIMFGTKIGLVELPLAMMNENDLMLLPDPGYPDYLSGVALANVRFDTMPLLEENNYLPDYSKLTAEQKIDAKLMYLNYPNNPTGAAATKEFFEETVALAKESDIAIVHDFAYGGIGFDDNKPVSFLQSEGAKDVGIEMYTLSKTYNMAGWRIGFAVGNPKMIEAINMIQDHLFVSLFPAIQSAAASALNESQQCVDELVALYEGRRNALVEACSKIGWDVKAPQGSFFTWLPVAKGYTSEEFADLLLEKVDVAVAAGNGFGTYGEGYIRVGLLVDEDRLVEAINRIEKLQLF